The following coding sequences are from one Microbulbifer sp. TB1203 window:
- a CDS encoding glycoside hydrolase family 6 protein, which yields MKISILLLIFLSVFAGKTYSNDTSQAVNEFYTDPGSNAYKWVGLNGGSANAETIRTHIAERAGGKWYGTQHDQPWDVQPVGEYVSDAAAVGQIPILVAYNMYQRDCGGESNGGASSKQSYKAWIDDFASAIGDRKALVVLEPDALTQYLVCSNIDKPARQELLAYAVNSLATKTTNAQVYLDAGNAEWPGDASSIAAALQEAGVEKIEGFALNVSNHYETYKSYDRAGTINHFLGTRAGYVVDTSRNGAGKTDTSENSWCNPRGARLGEHSRYTPEGPADAVLWLKVPGDSDGSCNYGEGIPAGQFSEKLAMALITGEYDE from the coding sequence ATGAAAATTTCTATTCTATTGTTAATTTTCCTTAGCGTATTCGCAGGAAAAACTTATTCAAACGATACCTCACAGGCGGTCAATGAGTTCTACACCGACCCCGGCTCCAACGCCTACAAGTGGGTGGGGTTGAACGGCGGCAGCGCCAACGCCGAGACCATCAGGACCCATATTGCCGAACGGGCCGGCGGCAAGTGGTACGGCACCCAGCACGACCAGCCGTGGGATGTGCAGCCGGTCGGAGAGTATGTCTCCGACGCCGCGGCGGTCGGACAGATCCCGATCCTGGTGGCCTACAACATGTACCAGCGCGACTGCGGCGGCGAATCCAATGGTGGCGCGAGTTCGAAGCAATCCTATAAGGCCTGGATCGACGACTTCGCCTCGGCTATCGGCGACCGCAAGGCTCTCGTTGTCCTCGAACCCGACGCCCTCACCCAATACCTGGTGTGCAGCAACATCGACAAGCCCGCCCGTCAGGAACTGCTGGCCTACGCGGTGAACTCCCTGGCTACCAAGACAACCAATGCCCAGGTCTACCTTGACGCGGGCAACGCCGAATGGCCCGGCGATGCGTCCTCCATTGCCGCCGCCCTCCAGGAGGCCGGCGTGGAGAAGATCGAAGGCTTCGCCCTCAACGTCTCCAACCACTACGAGACCTACAAGTCCTACGACCGGGCCGGGACCATCAACCACTTCCTCGGCACCAGGGCCGGCTATGTGGTCGACACCAGCCGCAACGGCGCCGGCAAAACCGACACCAGCGAGAACAGCTGGTGCAACCCCAGGGGCGCCAGGCTGGGCGAGCACTCCAGGTATACCCCCGAAGGGCCGGCCGACGCGGTGCTGTGGCTGAAGGTCCCCGGTGACTCCGACGGCAGCTGCAACTACGGCGAGGGCATCCCCGCTGGACAGTTCAGCGAAAAGCTGGCCATGGCCCTCATAACGGGCGAGTACGACGAATAG
- a CDS encoding M36 family metallopeptidase, which yields MRHIVCLSLALLSISLPGLSADFITVDPSKLVIEPIGCTGKGIVPCNAGPGVGPSSIPADPPSNSGQWTEPDFAGRTLLLFDDNGAPLPLIHPNRDSRLADAPGLAQLLQNTGLDLSGAPSDWKLSLAHDTGHGPIILRIQRIFNGSPVIGQHFNIVMNRAGGVTAVTGGFDHMAETPESEDAGLQLANSAYVKSPEDMIPALIADITGGRQQPHGKTDRAQQWRAPAMMKNTSSRPIEARSVIWSDKGRLVDAFRIDIPPMVDADGRPVAATYYVDADGAILGKINNIHHYEPFRYRIYGDTDGYPYDDPYGRILPHPSGMPTGYKPAAPALQSLVEVSELSNRHNDPWLPDGATETVGNNVDAFFNSLITPEGTLGDYDSPQDGPDYRPQDGDFRAKVTAPGVFDYVYNVAHAPDDYFQDPLDPDPAPVDPVPTDSPQLNAKIVHAFYVNNWLHDLFYDAGFDEAAGNAQADNFGRGGLDGDPMLVHAGYYSTFIYTPEDGVSPNMRLGLNRYSTSRRGASFDLAVIGHEWTHYMVRRLVAAGIYMDNIQGAGLNEGWSDFIGHFLTVEASDGLPAGAKAWDGTYAVGVYYNRDYELDYYDGVGAPEDSYYYGIRRYPLSVDMTRNPLTFRHIEHGVALPAGLPFFDWKGRSLFNAEYHSAGEVWAVTLWEAYHDLLEQRRDLSFAEKRRRMAEYLVAGMKATPENPTFLEARDALLAVVRASDLSDYRIVQRAFARRGMGAGARAPARDASDNAGVQESFHQGEVALTVTNIQVTDRGYGRDGDGIWDNGELPLVKMTARNTGFRKVEDAKFYVQLEFDDGRFLTQGPFDFPAMQPGQRAHFALPIAGTINKAGVHEAHEIRIMISHYSGPTYPQNIFRDRTFVNYDIKRNSRSDELYFEETFAAWETAREPGGYGSLLADVKWERGELDGTPVYRAMSRNAGFRGYLVSPPLKVSANRDFEILLKHAWDFRDPRYEVRGNGFVEISTDGGESWYIPDAANMEFTDESPDYPAMTRTNLNLGRAYAGQTVLIRFQANLYYMATPHDATETGWAIGGIEFRGIDNRPLLAVMPHPNDGHNPWW from the coding sequence ATGCGTCATATCGTTTGCCTGTCACTGGCACTTCTTTCTATATCTTTGCCCGGCCTTTCAGCCGATTTCATAACCGTCGACCCATCCAAATTGGTGATAGAGCCAATCGGCTGTACGGGGAAAGGCATAGTGCCCTGCAATGCCGGTCCAGGGGTGGGCCCCAGCAGTATTCCGGCTGACCCTCCTTCCAACAGCGGGCAATGGACCGAGCCGGATTTCGCCGGCCGTACGTTGTTGCTGTTCGACGACAACGGGGCGCCCCTGCCGCTGATTCATCCGAATCGGGATTCCAGGCTGGCCGACGCTCCCGGTCTGGCGCAGCTTCTGCAAAACACCGGACTCGATCTCTCCGGCGCGCCGAGCGACTGGAAACTGTCGCTGGCACACGACACGGGGCATGGGCCGATCATCCTGCGGATACAGCGGATCTTTAACGGTTCACCGGTGATCGGCCAGCATTTCAATATCGTGATGAACCGCGCGGGCGGCGTTACGGCGGTGACCGGCGGCTTCGATCATATGGCGGAGACCCCGGAGTCGGAAGATGCGGGACTACAGTTGGCGAATTCCGCCTACGTCAAATCGCCGGAGGATATGATCCCGGCGCTGATTGCCGACATAACCGGCGGGCGCCAGCAGCCGCACGGGAAGACAGACCGAGCGCAGCAGTGGCGCGCGCCGGCGATGATGAAGAACACCTCTTCACGCCCGATCGAAGCGCGCAGCGTTATTTGGTCCGACAAGGGCCGGCTGGTGGACGCCTTCCGCATCGACATACCACCGATGGTCGATGCCGACGGACGGCCTGTTGCCGCCACCTATTACGTTGATGCCGACGGCGCGATCCTGGGGAAGATTAATAACATTCACCACTATGAACCCTTCCGTTATCGCATTTACGGCGATACGGACGGCTATCCATACGACGATCCCTATGGCCGTATCCTTCCCCATCCGAGCGGCATGCCCACTGGTTACAAGCCGGCGGCGCCGGCACTTCAGTCGCTGGTGGAAGTCTCCGAGTTGTCGAACCGGCACAACGACCCCTGGCTGCCGGACGGCGCGACCGAGACGGTGGGCAACAATGTGGATGCCTTCTTCAATTCGCTGATTACGCCGGAAGGTACGCTAGGCGATTACGATTCGCCGCAGGACGGTCCCGATTACCGGCCCCAGGACGGCGATTTCCGCGCGAAGGTGACTGCGCCCGGCGTATTCGACTACGTCTATAACGTAGCGCATGCACCGGACGACTATTTCCAGGATCCGCTCGATCCCGATCCCGCGCCGGTTGATCCCGTCCCGACGGACAGCCCGCAGCTCAATGCCAAGATCGTGCACGCCTTTTACGTCAACAACTGGCTGCACGACCTGTTCTACGACGCCGGTTTCGATGAGGCCGCCGGCAATGCCCAGGCGGATAATTTCGGCCGCGGCGGACTGGACGGCGATCCGATGTTGGTTCACGCGGGATATTACAGTACTTTCATTTACACGCCGGAGGACGGTGTTTCGCCGAATATGCGGCTCGGTCTTAACCGCTACAGCACCTCGCGCCGCGGTGCATCCTTCGATCTGGCCGTCATCGGTCACGAATGGACGCATTACATGGTGCGCCGCTTGGTCGCTGCCGGCATCTATATGGACAACATCCAGGGCGCCGGCCTGAATGAAGGCTGGTCGGATTTCATCGGTCACTTCCTGACCGTTGAAGCGTCGGACGGACTACCGGCCGGCGCCAAAGCTTGGGACGGCACCTACGCGGTCGGTGTCTATTACAACCGGGATTACGAGCTCGACTATTATGACGGCGTCGGCGCGCCCGAGGACAGTTACTACTACGGCATCCGGCGGTATCCACTGTCCGTCGACATGACCCGCAACCCGCTGACTTTCCGTCACATCGAGCACGGCGTAGCCCTGCCGGCCGGGCTGCCTTTCTTCGACTGGAAGGGACGTTCGCTGTTCAATGCCGAGTATCACAGCGCCGGTGAAGTCTGGGCCGTCACCCTTTGGGAGGCGTACCACGATTTGCTGGAGCAGCGCAGGGATCTGTCCTTCGCGGAAAAACGCCGCCGCATGGCCGAGTACCTGGTGGCCGGTATGAAAGCCACCCCCGAAAACCCGACCTTCCTGGAGGCGCGGGACGCATTGCTGGCCGTGGTGCGGGCCTCGGACTTGAGTGATTACAGGATTGTGCAGCGGGCGTTCGCCCGTCGCGGCATGGGCGCTGGCGCACGGGCACCTGCGCGCGACGCGTCCGACAATGCCGGCGTGCAGGAAAGCTTTCATCAGGGCGAAGTTGCGCTGACTGTCACGAACATCCAGGTTACCGATCGGGGGTATGGCAGGGACGGCGACGGCATCTGGGATAACGGCGAGCTGCCGCTGGTGAAAATGACAGCTCGAAATACCGGATTCCGGAAAGTGGAGGATGCAAAATTTTACGTGCAACTCGAATTCGACGACGGCCGCTTCCTCACCCAGGGACCGTTCGACTTCCCCGCCATGCAGCCGGGCCAGCGTGCACACTTCGCACTGCCGATTGCCGGCACCATAAACAAGGCGGGTGTCCATGAAGCGCATGAGATACGTATCATGATCAGCCACTATTCAGGGCCGACCTATCCGCAAAACATCTTCAGGGACCGGACATTTGTCAACTACGACATAAAGCGTAACAGCAGGTCCGATGAACTCTATTTCGAGGAAACCTTTGCCGCCTGGGAGACGGCACGCGAACCTGGGGGATACGGGTCTCTGTTGGCCGACGTCAAATGGGAACGCGGTGAACTCGACGGGACCCCGGTGTACCGGGCCATGAGCCGCAATGCCGGCTTCCGGGGTTACCTCGTCTCACCGCCGCTGAAAGTCAGCGCCAACCGGGATTTCGAAATCCTGCTCAAGCATGCCTGGGACTTCCGGGACCCCCGCTACGAAGTGCGGGGCAACGGCTTCGTGGAGATCAGTACCGACGGCGGCGAATCCTGGTACATTCCCGATGCCGCCAATATGGAGTTCACTGATGAATCGCCGGACTATCCGGCGATGACAAGAACCAATCTGAATCTGGGTCGGGCGTATGCCGGTCAGACCGTGCTGATCCGCTTCCAGGCGAATCTTTATTACATGGCCACGCCGCATGACGCGACTGAAACCGGCTGGGCCATCGGCGGCATCGAATTCCGGGGCATCGACAATCGGCCGCTGCTGGCGGTGATGCCTCACCCGAATGACGGTCACAACCCCTGGTGGTAA